One segment of Nostoc flagelliforme CCNUN1 DNA contains the following:
- the rpe gene encoding ribulose-phosphate 3-epimerase, with protein MTQNLSQKPIVISPSILSADFSRLGDEIRAVDAAGADWIHVDVMDGRFVPNITIGPLIVEAIRPVTTKPLDVHLMIVEPEKYVEGFAKAGADIISVHCEHNASPHLHRTLGQIKELGKKAGVVLNPGSPLELIEYVLDLCDLVLIMSVNPGFGGQSFIPGVLPKIRKLRQMCDERGLDPWIEVDGGLKANNTWQVLEAGANAIVAGSAVFNAKDYAEAITSIRNSKRPIPELAKV; from the coding sequence ATGACCCAAAACCTATCTCAAAAGCCCATTGTCATTTCTCCATCTATCCTATCAGCCGATTTTAGTCGTCTGGGTGATGAAATTCGCGCCGTAGACGCGGCTGGAGCCGATTGGATTCATGTTGATGTCATGGACGGTCGTTTTGTACCTAATATTACGATAGGCCCTCTGATTGTGGAGGCGATTCGTCCGGTTACGACCAAGCCACTGGATGTCCACTTGATGATTGTGGAGCCAGAAAAATATGTAGAAGGATTTGCTAAAGCAGGTGCCGATATTATCTCTGTACACTGTGAGCATAATGCTTCCCCACACCTGCACCGCACCTTGGGGCAAATTAAAGAGCTTGGTAAGAAAGCTGGAGTTGTACTTAATCCTGGTAGCCCTCTAGAGCTAATTGAATACGTTCTAGATTTGTGCGATTTAGTACTGATTATGAGCGTCAACCCTGGTTTTGGTGGTCAAAGCTTTATCCCTGGTGTATTACCCAAAATCCGCAAGCTGCGTCAAATGTGTGATGAACGCGGTCTTGACCCTTGGATTGAAGTGGATGGAGGACTTAAGGCAAATAATACCTGGCAAGTTTTGGAAGCGGGAGCTAATGCAATTGTCGCTGGTTCGGCTGTATTTAACGCTAAGGATTATGCTGAGGCTATTACATCAATTCGCAACAGCAAGCGTCCTATCCCAGAATTAGCTAAGGTTTAA
- a CDS encoding caspase family protein → MARYALVVGITDYTNQLSNLTKPATDAEAVERVLKAHGDFEDIAVLKGKVSTNHLAEAFKTLLQQQAVKNEALIYFTGHGIPVSSSLGRPQAYLATSDLTIFTEDTKIVGQKGGISLAELNELIKESDLSSLVVLLDCCHSGDFLERNLIEKSLTAFSSQRDYYFIAACRGFQQAYAKKSEQHSIFTTALLAGLSAEKANQHGQVTSADLFGCISAELKGSGQQPIQMGWGSSITLVTYNHQRQVQTFEVKEECPYQGLKAFETEQKQFFFGRKQVVRTILEKLAQKPFVPIIGPSGSGKSSVVQAGLIPELDDSVWQILPPIKPGFQPLQELRGVLKAFFPGAKKERLLWELITEEPNPLPVILEHLTRAEKFLLIVDQFEELFTVSVAEDKQRFIELLTQVVEMSDSQLKVVITMRSDFLEPCSDYPSLNKLIENQLVLMPRITGVDLKETITEPAKLQGHSVEERLVLKILEDVGKEPGYLPLMEFALTRLWEKRDQQKHQLTLEQYENFQGLTGALNFHAENVYLYEDYRQDCPTQERNEQEKDWIGQIFLRLVRTGEGEKDTRQRQPKTELLAIAGNDEEQQQALSELLDEGLVKGRLLVAGKDEQGKAWIDLAHEALIEGWERFAQWRQQDRDLRRLSDRLADVLREWLNKGENEKYLMQGGLLAEVRENWEKLEFLSSPQAKNFYQCSDAYEQHQIATLEKALTESRLREKALQWSVLIISTIVVP, encoded by the coding sequence ATGGCTCGTTACGCGCTTGTAGTTGGCATTACAGATTATACAAATCAGCTTTCCAACCTCACAAAACCAGCTACGGATGCAGAAGCGGTGGAACGGGTACTAAAAGCGCATGGTGATTTTGAGGATATCGCTGTTCTCAAAGGGAAAGTTAGTACAAATCACTTGGCTGAAGCTTTCAAAACACTTTTGCAACAACAAGCAGTTAAAAACGAAGCGCTAATTTACTTTACAGGTCATGGCATTCCTGTATCTAGCTCCTTGGGAAGACCACAAGCATATCTGGCAACTTCTGATTTGACAATTTTTACAGAAGACACAAAAATTGTTGGACAAAAAGGCGGGATTAGTCTTGCTGAACTGAACGAACTAATTAAAGAATCCGACTTGAGTAGTCTAGTTGTGCTGTTAGATTGCTGTCACAGTGGCGATTTTCTAGAACGCAATCTCATCGAAAAAAGTCTTACCGCTTTTAGTTCACAGCGCGATTATTACTTTATTGCTGCTTGCAGGGGTTTTCAACAAGCATACGCCAAAAAAAGCGAGCAACACAGCATTTTTACAACTGCTTTACTGGCTGGGTTGTCAGCAGAGAAGGCTAATCAGCATGGACAGGTGACAAGTGCTGATCTGTTTGGTTGTATTAGCGCCGAACTTAAAGGGAGTGGTCAACAACCGATTCAAATGGGTTGGGGAAGTTCGATTACTTTAGTTACTTACAATCATCAAAGACAAGTTCAAACTTTTGAAGTCAAAGAAGAATGTCCTTACCAAGGTTTAAAAGCATTTGAAACGGAACAAAAACAGTTTTTCTTTGGGCGCAAGCAGGTTGTGAGAACAATTTTGGAGAAACTAGCACAAAAACCCTTCGTTCCGATTATTGGCCCTTCCGGGAGTGGTAAATCTTCTGTGGTTCAGGCGGGTTTGATTCCAGAATTAGATGATAGTGTCTGGCAAATTTTACCGCCAATAAAGCCAGGATTTCAGCCTTTGCAGGAATTGAGAGGAGTTCTGAAAGCATTTTTTCCAGGGGCGAAAAAAGAAAGATTGCTTTGGGAGTTGATTACTGAAGAACCGAATCCTTTACCTGTAATTCTGGAGCATCTCACACGTGCAGAAAAATTTTTATTGATAGTAGATCAGTTTGAGGAACTATTTACTGTCTCTGTTGCTGAAGACAAGCAGAGATTTATTGAATTGCTGACTCAGGTAGTAGAGATGAGCGATTCGCAGTTGAAAGTTGTGATTACCATGCGATCGGATTTTCTCGAACCATGTTCAGATTATCCCTCTTTAAATAAATTGATTGAAAATCAACTTGTTTTGATGCCGCGTATAACTGGAGTTGATTTAAAAGAGACAATAACTGAACCTGCTAAACTTCAAGGTCATAGTGTTGAAGAAAGACTAGTACTGAAAATTTTAGAAGATGTTGGTAAAGAACCGGGATACTTGCCGTTGATGGAGTTTGCTTTAACTAGACTCTGGGAAAAACGCGACCAACAAAAGCATCAACTCACCTTAGAACAGTATGAAAACTTCCAAGGATTGACAGGGGCGCTAAATTTTCATGCAGAAAATGTTTATCTTTACGAAGATTATCGGCAGGATTGCCCGACTCAAGAACGAAATGAACAGGAGAAGGACTGGATTGGGCAAATTTTCCTGCGATTAGTGCGAACGGGAGAGGGAGAAAAGGATACGCGACAGCGCCAACCAAAAACTGAACTGTTAGCCATTGCTGGTAATGACGAAGAACAGCAGCAAGCATTAAGTGAATTGCTAGATGAAGGATTAGTGAAAGGACGTTTGCTGGTAGCTGGGAAAGATGAACAAGGAAAAGCTTGGATTGATTTAGCCCATGAAGCCTTAATTGAGGGTTGGGAGAGGTTTGCCCAATGGCGACAACAAGACCGAGATTTGCGGCGGTTGAGCGATAGATTAGCAGATGTTTTACGCGAGTGGTTGAATAAAGGGGAGAATGAAAAATACTTAATGCAGGGGGGATTGCTGGCAGAGGTGCGGGAAAATTGGGAAAAGCTAGAGTTTTTATCATCACCTCAAGCGAAGAATTTTTATCAATGCAGTGATGCTTATGAACAACACCAGATTGCTACATTAGAAAAGGCACTCACTGAATCACGATTGCGAGAGAAAGCCTTACAATGGTCTGTACTTATTATCTCCACCATTGTTGTGCCCTGA
- a CDS encoding UPF0182 family protein has translation MYWKWGFRLLIGFFGLWLVLDLGSRLGAEIFWFREVGYLQVFLLRLLTRGILWVVVAGITAAYLLLNLALAQRLKYSQSVKIESAELNSELTNFLSPNYPRRNETRILAPQRFQPFRLRWLLPLALILSLLIGLMLAHYGQIAVSYWHSPVNQGILPIPPLFRPETIWQLLRQIVSQVSYLGLIGGVAIAILIYPQFLLTAIAILFSPIFAFIIFRHWPKVLQYFHPTLFNSTEPLFGRDISFYVFSLPFWELLELWLMGLCLYGFVAVTLTYLLSADSLSQGIFPGFSPQQQRHLFGMGGLLMLVVALSYWQSRYELVYSTRGVSYGASYTDVTAQLPAYTVLCILAVAIAFYLLWQTLFWKPKSRYHPLVFSALGVYLILVVAADVVLPAVVQYLVVQPNELQREQPYIQRTIALTRQAFDLEAIDTRTFNPQGKLTQADIQKNDLTIRNIRLWDERPLLETNRQLQQIRPYYRFPDADIDRYTLKTDETSRRPSTPQKPPEPKQEQAESTERQQVLIAARELDYNAVPQEAQTWVNRHLIYTHGFGFTVSPVNTVGPGGLPEYFVKDISGDSSALTTSNEAIRDSIPIGQPRIYYGEITNTYVMTGTRVRELDYPSGSDNVYNSYDGLGGVEIGSAWRRWLFAMYLKDWQMVLTQDFLPDTKVLLRRNVKQRIQAIAPFLKFDSDPYLVTAAANQDYPSNPSYLYWIVDAYTTSDRYPYSDTGSDGINYIRNSIKVVIDAYHGSVNFYIADPSDPIIATWSAIFPNMFKPLSTMPVNLRSHTRYPVDFFKIQSERLMTYHMTDPQVFYNREDQWQIPNEIYGSEPRPVEPYYLITSLPTVPFEEFILLLPYTPKQRTNLIAWLAARSDGKNYGRLVLYVFPKERLVYGPEQIEARINQDPVISQQISLWNRQGSRAIQGNLLVIPIEQSLLYVEPIYLEATQNSLPTLVRVVVAYENRIVMAQTLEQALQGIFKPEVTPAPAIIRPFEEAAPPG, from the coding sequence ATGTATTGGAAATGGGGCTTTAGGCTATTAATCGGATTCTTTGGGCTGTGGCTAGTGTTGGATCTGGGTTCCCGTCTGGGAGCAGAGATTTTTTGGTTTCGGGAAGTTGGCTATCTCCAAGTATTTTTGTTGAGGCTGCTGACTCGTGGTATTTTGTGGGTAGTCGTGGCTGGAATAACTGCTGCCTATCTACTGCTAAACCTAGCTTTAGCACAACGGCTAAAATATTCCCAGTCTGTAAAGATTGAGTCAGCAGAACTCAACAGTGAATTAACAAATTTTCTCAGTCCTAATTATCCAAGACGCAACGAAACCCGGATACTTGCGCCACAACGCTTTCAACCATTCAGATTGCGCTGGTTATTACCCTTAGCTCTGATACTGAGTTTGTTGATTGGGTTAATGCTGGCTCACTATGGTCAAATTGCTGTTTCTTACTGGCATTCTCCAGTTAATCAGGGTATTCTACCCATTCCCCCCCTATTCCGGCCAGAGACAATCTGGCAACTATTGAGGCAAATTGTCTCTCAAGTCTCGTATCTCGGTTTAATTGGGGGAGTAGCGATCGCAATCTTAATTTATCCCCAATTTTTATTAACCGCGATCGCAATTCTCTTCAGTCCCATTTTTGCCTTCATCATATTCCGACACTGGCCAAAGGTGCTGCAATATTTCCACCCCACTCTTTTCAACAGCACTGAGCCTTTATTTGGTCGAGATATCAGCTTTTACGTATTTTCCTTACCCTTTTGGGAACTCCTAGAACTCTGGCTGATGGGATTATGTTTGTATGGCTTCGTCGCCGTTACTCTCACTTATCTCCTGTCGGCTGACAGTTTGAGTCAGGGGATTTTCCCTGGTTTTTCGCCCCAGCAACAGCGTCATTTATTCGGTATGGGTGGCTTGTTGATGCTGGTAGTGGCTCTGAGTTACTGGCAAAGTCGCTATGAACTCGTGTATTCTACCCGTGGAGTAAGTTATGGTGCCAGCTATACGGATGTGACAGCCCAGTTGCCAGCTTACACCGTCTTGTGCATCCTGGCAGTAGCGATCGCTTTTTACCTACTTTGGCAAACACTTTTCTGGAAACCCAAATCTCGGTATCATCCTTTGGTGTTTTCCGCATTGGGGGTTTATTTAATATTAGTTGTAGCAGCTGACGTTGTTCTACCTGCTGTGGTGCAATATTTAGTTGTCCAACCTAATGAGTTGCAACGAGAGCAACCCTACATTCAGCGGACTATCGCCTTGACTCGCCAAGCATTCGATTTAGAAGCGATCGATACTAGAACCTTCAACCCACAAGGAAAATTAACTCAAGCTGATATTCAAAAGAATGACTTAACAATTCGCAATATTCGCCTGTGGGATGAGCGACCACTATTAGAAACTAACCGTCAGCTGCAACAAATTCGGCCGTATTATCGGTTCCCCGATGCCGATATTGACCGCTACACTCTCAAAACAGATGAAACTTCACGCCGACCATCTACCCCCCAAAAGCCACCAGAACCTAAGCAGGAACAAGCTGAGTCAACAGAACGGCAGCAAGTACTGATTGCTGCACGAGAATTAGACTACAATGCTGTACCACAGGAAGCTCAAACATGGGTTAACCGTCATTTAATTTATACTCACGGTTTCGGGTTTACTGTTAGCCCAGTTAATACAGTTGGACCTGGTGGGCTACCAGAATATTTTGTCAAAGATATTAGCGGTGATAGTAGCGCTCTCACAACTTCCAATGAAGCCATTCGTGACAGTATTCCCATTGGACAACCCCGGATTTATTACGGTGAGATTACTAATACTTATGTGATGACTGGCACAAGAGTTAGAGAGCTAGACTACCCTAGTGGTAGTGACAATGTTTACAATTCTTATGATGGTCTAGGTGGTGTTGAAATCGGTTCAGCATGGCGACGCTGGTTGTTTGCCATGTATTTGAAAGATTGGCAGATGGTGCTGACGCAGGATTTTTTACCAGATACAAAGGTGCTACTGCGGCGAAATGTTAAGCAAAGAATTCAAGCGATCGCACCCTTTCTCAAGTTTGACAGCGACCCTTATTTAGTAACTGCTGCTGCTAATCAAGATTACCCAAGTAATCCCAGTTATCTTTACTGGATTGTTGATGCCTACACTACGAGCGATCGCTATCCTTACTCAGACACTGGTAGCGATGGTATCAACTACATTCGCAATTCTATCAAGGTAGTGATTGATGCCTATCACGGTAGTGTTAACTTTTATATTGCCGATCCAAGCGATCCGATCATTGCCACTTGGTCAGCGATATTTCCCAACATGTTTAAACCGCTCAGTACAATGCCAGTCAATCTCCGCAGTCATACGCGGTATCCGGTGGACTTCTTCAAAATTCAATCTGAGCGGTTGATGACCTACCACATGACCGATCCCCAGGTATTTTACAATCGGGAAGACCAGTGGCAAATCCCCAACGAAATCTATGGCAGTGAACCCCGTCCGGTAGAGCCGTATTATTTGATTACTAGTCTACCCACCGTGCCCTTTGAAGAATTTATCTTGCTTTTACCCTACACTCCCAAACAACGGACTAATTTAATCGCTTGGTTAGCGGCGCGATCGGATGGCAAGAACTACGGTAGGCTGGTACTATATGTCTTTCCTAAAGAACGCCTGGTTTACGGACCAGAGCAAATCGAAGCCCGGATCAACCAAGACCCAGTAATTTCTCAGCAAATTTCCCTGTGGAATCGCCAGGGGTCGAGAGCCATTCAAGGCAATCTATTAGTCATTCCCATTGAGCAATCGCTGCTGTATGTTGAGCCAATCTATCTAGAAGCCACACAGAATAGCTTGCCAACTTTAGTTCGGGTAGTCGTGGCTTACGAAAACCGCATTGTCATGGCACAAACATTAGAACAAGCCTTGCAGGGAATTTTTAAACCAGAAGTTACACCAGCCCCGGCGATTATCCGTCCCTTTGAAGAAGCAGCCCCACCAGGTTAA
- a CDS encoding HetP family heterocyst commitment protein — MNQDIAGISTNLDTTVKAQQFDKVVEAIIAGKYSWACVLMLRFAGYNPLHYIPYRTYNRLLKENSQTNRTKQQQSENLKMLKDSRPAYLEVVGKQKPEGSQDISLKRCGVN; from the coding sequence ATGAATCAAGACATTGCTGGTATTAGTACTAACTTAGATACAACAGTGAAGGCGCAACAATTTGACAAAGTAGTTGAAGCAATTATTGCTGGAAAGTACTCCTGGGCATGTGTTTTAATGCTACGTTTTGCTGGTTATAATCCTCTCCATTACATTCCGTATCGTACTTACAATCGATTGCTCAAAGAAAATTCTCAAACCAATAGAACAAAACAACAGCAAAGTGAAAATCTAAAAATGCTGAAAGATTCAAGACCTGCTTATCTTGAAGTGGTTGGAAAGCAAAAACCAGAAGGCAGCCAAGATATTTCCTTGAAACGCTGTGGAGTCAATTAA
- a CDS encoding CU044_2847 family protein, with product MSNIERLVFEEDGEIYTILFESKETPTVPEIVTPEVDEEKESYGFREEAFVKIEEVHNQIRAYTKYAIGAFKNLGAAEVEEVTLKFGLKIGGKTGIPFVTEGSAESNFEIEVKCKFPENKQNSST from the coding sequence ATGTCGAACATAGAACGTTTAGTCTTTGAAGAAGACGGGGAAATCTATACAATTCTGTTCGAGTCAAAGGAAACGCCAACTGTTCCAGAAATAGTCACACCGGAGGTTGATGAAGAGAAAGAATCCTACGGCTTTCGAGAAGAGGCATTTGTCAAGATTGAGGAAGTTCACAATCAAATTCGAGCTTATACCAAATATGCCATTGGCGCTTTTAAAAATTTAGGTGCTGCTGAAGTCGAAGAGGTGACTCTGAAGTTTGGCTTGAAGATAGGCGGGAAAACTGGTATCCCCTTCGTGACTGAAGGTTCGGCGGAGAGTAATTTTGAAATTGAGGTGAAGTGTAAGTTTCCTGAAAACAAGCAAAATTCCAGCACTTAA
- a CDS encoding S8 family serine peptidase, protein MAKKLTWIIWGLSASCLSAPVIASALESALGTNGIDALKLHQAPYNLIGRKIAIGQVEIGRPGMFGWDKAVSKNRAISLAAVFLRNGPAKSNSGVDPHAYNVAGVMVSQDKALPGVAPGARLYSSAVGSTKNMGQPEECLSAQHTALQNGGDVRAINFSFGEPLSRDPRPKATLDGNALLTLCVDWSSRVHDVLYTIAGNQGKGGIPIPTDNFNGMNVAFSSHRGKVFNKVDVANLAGANQGVSGRLAGREFNLDGRRAISLVAPGNNIPLLNPDGKLNKVTGTSFAAPQVTASVALLQEFADRQIRAKQPHWSIDARRHQVMKAVLLNSADKILDSGDGLRLGMSRTLIDKQNENWLDSDAYKDPTIPLDAQMGAGHLNVFRAYQQFSAGQWQSSTAIPAIGWDYRTVDAGASVDYILAKPLKQESFVAVTLSWDRLVELNDKNKNQQYDIGENFRDRGLNNLDLYLVKANAQNSDAGAVCSSISQIDSVEHIFCPVAAAGNYKIRVQFRQKRNEVTQPYSLAWWSVPIN, encoded by the coding sequence ATGGCTAAAAAACTAACCTGGATAATTTGGGGATTAAGTGCTTCTTGTCTGAGTGCGCCGGTAATTGCTTCGGCTTTAGAATCTGCTTTAGGAACTAACGGTATTGATGCTCTGAAGCTACACCAAGCTCCTTATAATTTAATCGGTCGTAAGATTGCTATTGGTCAAGTGGAAATTGGCCGGCCTGGAATGTTTGGGTGGGATAAGGCGGTGTCTAAAAATCGCGCTATATCTTTAGCGGCGGTGTTCTTACGCAATGGGCCAGCTAAATCAAATAGTGGTGTTGACCCCCACGCTTACAATGTCGCTGGTGTGATGGTGAGTCAAGACAAAGCTTTGCCGGGAGTTGCTCCGGGAGCGCGACTGTATTCGTCTGCGGTGGGTTCCACTAAAAACATGGGTCAGCCAGAAGAGTGCTTATCAGCCCAGCACACAGCCCTACAAAATGGTGGCGATGTCCGTGCCATTAACTTTAGCTTTGGTGAACCTTTGAGCCGCGATCCTCGGCCAAAGGCTACTTTAGACGGCAATGCTTTACTAACTTTATGTGTTGACTGGTCTAGTCGCGTTCATGATGTTTTGTATACGATCGCAGGCAACCAGGGTAAGGGCGGTATTCCCATCCCTACAGATAATTTTAACGGAATGAACGTGGCTTTTTCATCTCACCGTGGGAAAGTTTTTAATAAAGTAGACGTGGCTAATCTGGCGGGCGCTAACCAAGGAGTGAGTGGAAGGCTAGCTGGAAGGGAATTTAATCTTGATGGGCGTCGCGCTATCAGTTTAGTTGCTCCTGGGAATAATATTCCCTTGCTCAATCCAGATGGCAAATTGAACAAGGTTACAGGTACCAGTTTTGCAGCACCTCAAGTTACGGCTAGTGTTGCTCTGTTGCAAGAATTTGCTGACCGACAGATACGGGCAAAACAACCCCACTGGAGCATCGATGCTCGCCGTCATCAAGTAATGAAAGCTGTATTGCTGAATTCAGCAGACAAAATCCTAGATAGCGGTGATGGCTTACGGTTGGGAATGAGCCGGACGCTAATTGATAAACAAAATGAAAACTGGCTAGACTCTGATGCTTATAAAGATCCCACAATTCCCTTGGATGCCCAAATGGGAGCGGGTCATTTAAATGTATTTCGCGCTTACCAGCAATTTAGTGCTGGGCAATGGCAGTCATCAACTGCGATACCTGCCATTGGTTGGGATTATCGCACAGTCGATGCTGGAGCGTCTGTTGACTATATATTAGCAAAACCGTTAAAGCAGGAGAGTTTTGTTGCTGTTACTCTGAGTTGGGATCGATTGGTAGAACTCAACGATAAAAATAAAAACCAGCAATATGACATAGGCGAAAATTTTCGCGATCGCGGTTTGAATAATCTCGACCTATACTTAGTAAAAGCTAATGCTCAAAATTCAGATGCTGGTGCTGTTTGTTCCTCAATCAGCCAAATCGATAGTGTAGAACATATTTTTTGCCCCGTTGCTGCTGCTGGCAATTACAAAATCCGCGTCCAGTTTCGTCAAAAG
- a CDS encoding GH116 family glycosyl hydrolase: MTNQLSVKIPSCTWSRPIGLGWDKPYTVRYASNIDDGPWHGMPLGGFGAGCIGRSSRGDFNLWHIDGGEHTFKNVPACQFSVFESNGTSSQAYALSTQAPDDGTLKAWQWYPTLSSTEGTGNYHALYPRSWFVYENVFQAQLTCEQFSPVWAGNYQETSYPVAIFLWNAHNPTDAPITLSIMLTWQNMVGWFTNALKSPEVRVRDDGSPVYEYQPRWGESQGNYNQIVENTQQFGCVLGRVGSDALQEGDGTWCIATVKHPQVEVFHHSRWNPDGTGDEVWQSFAKDGSLPNYIDANPVREGEQLGSAMALRFTLQPGETLEIPFVLAWDLPITEFAAGVNYYRRYTDFFGKSGNNAWAIASTALQEYQSWRSQIQSWQKPILDREDLPNWFKMALFNELYDLTSGGTLWSAASELDPIGQFAVLECLDYRWYESLDVRLYGSFALLMLFPELEKSVMRAFARAIPQGDDTPRIIGYYMTIKAESPIAVRKVAGATPHDLGAPNEHVWEKTNYTSYQDCNLWKDLGSDFVLQVYRDFLLTGADDVEFLADCWSAIVQTLDYLKTFDLDGDGIPENSGAPDQTFDDWRLQGVSAYCGGLWLAALEAAIAISDILLTYQTGDTALAAQKSTYEAWLEQSRPIYDEKLWNGQYYKLDSESGSDVVMADQLCGQFYARLLDLPDIVPSDRALSALKSVYNACFLKFCNGEFGAANGVRPDGSPENPKATHPLEVWTGINFGLAAFLVQMGMKDEAFKLTQAVVQQIYDNGLQFRTPEAITAAGTFRASTYLRAMAIWGIYLVIN, from the coding sequence ATGACAAATCAACTCTCTGTGAAAATTCCCTCTTGCACTTGGAGCCGTCCCATCGGCTTAGGCTGGGACAAACCTTATACTGTCCGCTACGCAAGTAATATCGATGATGGCCCTTGGCATGGTATGCCTTTAGGTGGCTTTGGTGCAGGTTGCATCGGTCGTTCTTCACGGGGAGATTTTAACCTGTGGCACATCGACGGCGGTGAGCATACCTTCAAAAACGTTCCCGCTTGTCAATTCAGTGTGTTTGAATCCAATGGCACATCTTCCCAAGCCTACGCTTTATCTACCCAAGCGCCCGATGATGGCACTCTCAAAGCTTGGCAATGGTATCCAACACTTTCCAGCACAGAGGGGACGGGCAATTATCATGCGCTATATCCACGTAGCTGGTTTGTGTATGAAAATGTATTTCAAGCACAGTTGACTTGTGAACAGTTTTCCCCGGTATGGGCAGGCAATTACCAAGAAACTAGCTACCCTGTGGCAATATTCCTCTGGAATGCCCACAACCCCACAGATGCGCCCATTACTCTCAGCATTATGCTCACTTGGCAAAATATGGTGGGCTGGTTTACAAACGCTCTAAAATCTCCCGAAGTGCGGGTGCGCGATGATGGGAGTCCGGTTTACGAATACCAACCACGCTGGGGCGAAAGTCAAGGAAACTATAACCAGATAGTTGAAAATACACAACAGTTTGGCTGTGTTTTAGGTCGGGTTGGTAGTGATGCTTTGCAAGAAGGTGACGGAACTTGGTGTATTGCTACAGTTAAGCATCCCCAGGTGGAAGTATTTCACCACAGCCGATGGAATCCTGATGGTACGGGTGATGAGGTGTGGCAAAGCTTTGCGAAAGATGGTTCTTTGCCTAATTATATAGATGCAAATCCAGTAAGAGAAGGTGAACAATTAGGGAGTGCGATGGCACTCCGTTTCACTCTCCAACCAGGCGAAACTCTCGAAATCCCCTTTGTCCTCGCTTGGGATTTGCCAATCACAGAATTTGCCGCCGGGGTTAATTATTACCGCAGATATACAGACTTTTTTGGTAAAAGCGGAAACAACGCCTGGGCGATCGCATCTACTGCACTACAAGAATACCAAAGCTGGCGATCGCAAATTCAAAGTTGGCAAAAACCCATTCTCGACCGCGAAGATTTACCCAACTGGTTTAAAATGGCTCTATTTAATGAGCTTTATGACCTCACTAGCGGCGGTACTCTCTGGAGTGCAGCATCAGAACTTGACCCCATCGGTCAGTTTGCGGTGCTAGAGTGTCTAGATTACCGTTGGTATGAAAGTCTAGATGTAAGGTTGTACGGCTCTTTTGCCCTGCTGATGCTGTTTCCAGAACTGGAAAAGTCGGTAATGCGGGCATTTGCACGGGCGATTCCTCAAGGTGATGATACACCCCGGATAATTGGCTATTACATGACAATTAAGGCAGAAAGCCCGATTGCAGTTCGCAAAGTCGCGGGTGCAACACCCCACGATTTAGGCGCACCGAATGAACACGTTTGGGAGAAAACCAACTACACCAGCTATCAAGACTGCAATTTGTGGAAAGATTTGGGTAGTGATTTTGTCTTGCAAGTATACCGTGATTTTCTGCTCACGGGTGCTGACGATGTAGAATTCTTAGCGGATTGCTGGAGTGCGATCGTTCAAACCCTTGACTACCTGAAAACTTTTGACCTTGATGGCGATGGGATACCGGAAAATTCTGGTGCGCCTGATCAAACCTTTGATGATTGGCGGTTACAGGGTGTCAGCGCCTATTGTGGTGGGTTGTGGTTAGCGGCGCTAGAGGCTGCGATCGCAATCAGCGATATTTTATTAACTTACCAGACAGGTGACACAGCATTGGCGGCGCAAAAATCCACTTATGAAGCTTGGTTGGAACAATCTCGTCCCATTTATGACGAAAAACTTTGGAATGGGCAATATTACAAACTTGATAGTGAAAGCGGTTCCGATGTGGTGATGGCAGATCAATTGTGCGGACAGTTTTATGCTCGTCTGCTGGACTTACCTGATATTGTACCGAGCGATCGCGCCCTCTCTGCCCTAAAAAGTGTTTATAATGCGTGCTTCTTGAAATTCTGCAATGGTGAGTTTGGTGCTGCTAATGGTGTTCGTCCTGACGGTTCACCAGAAAACCCCAAAGCTACTCATCCACTAGAAGTCTGGACAGGGATAAACTTTGGGCTGGCGGCTTTTCTCGTGCAGATGGGAATGAAAGATGAAGCGTTTAAGTTGACGCAAGCTGTGGTGCAGCAAATTTATGACAATGGTCTGCAATTCCGCACTCCTGAAGCTATCACCGCAGCTGGTACTTTCCGCGCTAGCACTTACTTACGGGCAATGGCAATATGGGGAATTTACTTAGTTATTAATTGA